A window of Acidobacteriota bacterium genomic DNA:
CCAAGATGACCGAAGACGTGATCCAGATGATCCGCGTCCTGTACGATGCGGTCGGGGGGGCGCGGTGGTACCGGAGGCAGCCGCCCCCGATCAAGGCGAACTGCCGCGGGCTCCGGCGCGACCTGATCGCGCGGCACTTCCCCACAGC
This region includes:
- a CDS encoding serine/threonine protein kinase, coding for KMTEDVIQMIRVLYDAVGGARWYRRQPPPIKANCRGLRRDLIARHFPTAGRLRDYLDTFSWDRS